catggtgaaacctcatctctaataaaaatacagaaaaattagtcaggcgtggtggctagtgcccgtagtctcagctactcaggaggctgaggcaggagaatcacttgaacccaggaggtggaggttgcagtgagccgagattgagccactgcactccagcctgagtgacagagtgagactccatctcaaacaaacaaacaaacaaaaaaacctgaaaggCAGAGTTGCTGCAGAGTTAGATGAggtgtgtggaggggtgtggaccCCAGCTGACTACACTCTTTACCAGCATGCTAATCACCTACGACGATGTGGTGAAGATCTCAGATTTTGGCACTTCCAAGGAGCTGAGTGACAAGAGCACCaagatgtcctttgcagggacagtaGCCTGGATGGCCCCTGAGGTGATCCGCAATGAGCCTGTGTCTGAGAAGGTCGACATCTGGTGAGGACTAGGCTGAAAACTGAGAAGAGTGGGTGGCCAGCCCTGGGGGGATTGTGGGCAACTTCTAGGACTTGAGCACAAGTGATGTCCCCTCATCCCTAGGTCCTTTGGCGTGGTGCTGTGGGAACTGCTGACTGGTGAGATCCCCTACAAAGACGTAGATTCCTCAGCCATTATCTGGGGTGTGGGAAGCAACAGTCTCCATCTGCCCGTGCCCTCCAGTTGCCCAGATGGCTTCAAGATCCTGCTTCGCCAGTGCTGGTAAGGATGGCCTGGGCTGGGATACTGGGCCTGGAGAAGTTGAGAAGCACGGTAGTACTGGGCTGGACTGACCAACAAATGGCAGGGGTACATTTAATTCAAAGAGACTGACTTTCATCTGAATCAGGCTCATGCTACCTTCTGAGCTGAGTCACCAGGGGTAATTGGTATCTActctgaacctgtttcctcatctataaaatacacTTAATGATATCTGCATTCCTGATTTGTCATGAAGTGCCAGTGAGTGCATACAAGTACAAGGAAGGAGCAGCATAACCACCAAGCATGGTTGGTTGAGCCTCAAGTAAACAACCTTAGAACACAGAAGGAAAGGACCCCAGACCCTCATTTGGAACCTAGACCCAGGGAAGTTTGACGATTGCTAATCTGTCACTGAGCATTTCCCAAAATGTGGTTCCTTCAATGAAGTTATTCAGAAAAGGCTTTTGGGAGACAAGTTGGAAAATATGGGGTTCAATAGGTTTCCTTACTGCAGGATTTTGACACACTAATGAATAGTGTGTAATATTCTCTAGAGACAGTTGACCATAAATTCTTTTGTCACAGAGTACATTCTAGGATTGGATTCTCCAGGACACACTTTGGGAAAGGATGCTCCAGTTTCTATCTGATCCTCCCTCcaattctcccctctccttcctaactccattcctttcaggaaTAGCAAACCGCGAAATCGCCCATCATTCCGACAGATCCTGCTGCATCTGGACATTGCCTCAGCTGATGTACTCTCCACACCCCAGGAGACTTACTTTAAGTCCCAGGTGTGCTGTGGGTAGGAAAATGAATACCTAACTCCCCTTCTTTGCAGAGATGATGCTATTTGagggggaggctgggaaatgggtTGAGTGGGACTGAAGAGATTGGCTCTTAGAGGGCTGAGTCAATCCACTCCTTTTTGCTCCAGCACACACATTGGCAGTGGTGTGGGCAACCTGCAGAGCCTTTCACTGGGTGAAGGGATGGCTCTCACTCTTCATCTGCTCTCAACCCATAGGCAGAGTGGCgggaagaagtaaaactgcaCTTTGAAAAGATTAAGTCAGAAGGGACCTGTCTGCACCGCCTAGAAGAGGAACTGGTgatgaggaggagggaggagctcAGGTGAGTTCCTGTGCTTGGGGAGGTGATTTTACCAACAGCAAGGACTATGCACCCAGTTAGCTCCTACCCAGCCCCAGGGCGGGTGGAAGGACTACGAAAGGACTGTGGACAGGAATTCTGAGACTGCGATCTATTATGGCCCTAGGTGAACCCAGTTCACCTTGGGGAACCTTTCTGCCCGTTGCAGACACGCCCTGGACATCAGGGAGCACTATGAAAGGAAGCTGGAGAGAGCCAACAACCTGTATATGGAACTTAATGCCCTCATGTTGCAGCTGGAACTCAAGGAGAGGGAGCTGCTCAGGTAACCCTACCTGTCCTTATGCACCAAGCCCTGGAGCTGTGCCTGCCTTAGAGGTCCTACTGAGACTGGGGTGCCCCTTCCTGGTCATTTGCCCAGCTGAGAAGGTGCCTGGATCTTTAGGCGAGAGCAAGCTTTAGAGCGGAGGTGCCCAGGCCTGCTGAAGCCACACCCTTCCCGGGGCCTCCTGCATGGAAACACAATGGAGAAGCTTATCAAGAAGAGGAATGTGCCACAGAAGCTGTCACCCCATAGCAAAAGGTGGGACATGAATACTGTGGTTCCAATATGGCAAGAGGGATACCGAAGTGGCAACAGGTATATTAGCAGGGAGATGTGTACTTTAGTGTCCAAGGTTAGGGAGTGCTTTGAGTACCTAGATTTGGCAGTCTTAACCTTTTACTTTTCCTCTCCTTCCAGGCCAGATATCCTCAAGACGGAGTCTTTGCTCCCTAAACTAGATGCAGCCCTGAGTGGGGTTGGGCTTCCTGGGTGTCCTAAGGGCCCCCCCTCACCAGGAAGGAGTCGCCGTGGCAAGATCCGTCACCGCAAGGCCAGCGCCAAGGGGAGCTGTGGGGACCTGCCTGGGCTTCGTACAGCTGTGCCACCCCATGAACCTGGAGGACCAGGAAGCCCAGGGGGCCTAGGAGGGGGACCCTCAGCCTGGGAAGCCTGCCCTCCCGCCCTCCGTGGGCTTCATCATGACCTCCTGCTCCGCAAAATGTCTTCATCGTCCCCAGACCTGCTGTCAGCAGCACTAGGGTCCCGGGGCCGGGGGGCCACAGGCGGAGCTGGGGATCCTGGCTCACCACCTCCGGCCCGGGGTGACACCCCACCAAGTGAGGGCTCAGCCCCTGGCTCCACCAGCCCAGATTCACCTGGGGGAGCCAAAGGGGAACCACCTCCTCCAGTAGGGCCTGGTGAAGGTGTGGGGCTTCTGGGAACTGGAAGGGAAGGGACCTCAGGCCGGGGAGGAAGCCGGGCTGGGTCCCAGCACTTGACCCCAGCTGCACTGCTGTACAGGGCTGCCGTCACCCGAAGTCAGGTAAAGTATGGGAAGGCTCCCAAgctctttccctttttccttatCCTCCCTGGGGTCCAAGTCTAATCCCCCACATTATGCTCAATTTTAAGCCATTCCCTACTTCACCCTTCGTAACTACGTTCCCTTCTCCTGGATTCTTAGTGACCTC
The Gorilla gorilla gorilla isolate KB3781 chromosome 10, NHGRI_mGorGor1-v2.1_pri, whole genome shotgun sequence genome window above contains:
- the MAP3K12 gene encoding mitogen-activated protein kinase kinase kinase 12 isoform X1, which gives rise to MACLHETRTPSPSFGGFVSTLSEASMRKLDPDTSDCTPEKDLTPTQCVLRDVVPLGGQGGGGPSPSPGGEPPPEPFANSVLQLHEQDAGGPGGAAGSPESRASRVRADEVRLQCQSGSGFLEGLFGCLRPVWTMIGKAYSTEHKQQQEDLWEVPFEEILDLQWVGSGAQGAVFLGRFHGEEVAVKKVRDLKETDIKHLRKLKHPNIITFKGVCTQAPCYCILMEFCAQGQLYEVLRAGRPVTPSLLVDWSMGIAGGMNYLHLHKIIHRDLKSPNMLITYDDVVKISDFGTSKELSDKSTKMSFAGTVAWMAPEVIRNEPVSEKVDIWSFGVVLWELLTGEIPYKDVDSSAIIWGVGSNSLHLPVPSSCPDGFKILLRQCWNSKPRNRPSFRQILLHLDIASADVLSTPQETYFKSQAEWREEVKLHFEKIKSEGTCLHRLEEELVMRRREELRHALDIREHYERKLERANNLYMELNALMLQLELKERELLRREQALERRCPGLLKPHPSRGLLHGNTMEKLIKKRNVPQKLSPHSKRWDMNTVVPIWQEGYRSGNRPDILKTESLLPKLDAALSGVGLPGCPKGPPSPGRSRRGKIRHRKASAKGSCGDLPGLRTAVPPHEPGGPGSPGGLGGGPSAWEACPPALRGLHHDLLLRKMSSSSPDLLSAALGSRGRGATGGAGDPGSPPPARGDTPPSEGSAPGSTSPDSPGGAKGEPPPPVGPGEGVGLLGTGREGTSGRGGSRAGSQHLTPAALLYRAAVTRSQKRGISSEEEEGEVDSEVELTSSQRWPQSLNMRQSLSTFSSENPSDGEEGTASEPSPSGTPEVGSTNTDERPDERSDDMCSQGSEIPLDPPPSEVIPVPEPSSLPIPHQELLRGEQGPPNSEDSDCDSTELDNSNSVDALRPPASLPP
- the MAP3K12 gene encoding mitogen-activated protein kinase kinase kinase 12 isoform X2, encoding MACLHETRTPSPSFGGFVSTLSEASMRKLDPDTSDCTPEKDLTPTQCVLRDVVPLGGQGGGGPSPSPGGEPPPEPFANSVLQLHEQDAGGPGGAAGSPESRASRVRADEVRLQCQSGSGFLEGLFGCLRPVWTMIGKAYSTEHKQQQEDLWEVPFEEILDLQWVGSGAQGAVFLGRFHGEEVAVKKVRDLKETDIKHLRKLKHPNIITFKGVCTQAPCYCILMEFCAQGQLYEVLRAGRPVTPSLLVDWSMGIAGGMNYLHLHKIIHRDLKSPNMLITYDDVVKISDFGTSKELSDKSTKMSFAGTVAWMAPEVIRNEPVSEKVDIWSFGVVLWELLTGEIPYKDVDSSAIIWGVGSNSLHLPVPSSCPDGFKILLRQCWNSKPRNRPSFRQILLHLDIASADVLSTPQETYFKSQAEWREEVKLHFEKIKSEGTCLHRLEEELVMRRREELRHALDIREHYERKLERANNLYMELNALMLQLELKERELLRREQALERRCPGLLKPHPSRGLLHGNTMEKLIKKRNVPQKLSPHSKRPDILKTESLLPKLDAALSGVGLPGCPKGPPSPGRSRRGKIRHRKASAKGSCGDLPGLRTAVPPHEPGGPGSPGGLGGGPSAWEACPPALRGLHHDLLLRKMSSSSPDLLSAALGSRGRGATGGAGDPGSPPPARGDTPPSEGSAPGSTSPDSPGGAKGEPPPPVGPGEGVGLLGTGREGTSGRGGSRAGSQHLTPAALLYRAAVTRSQKRGISSEEEEGEVDSEVELTSSQRWPQSLNMRQSLSTFSSENPSDGEEGTASEPSPSGTPEVGSTNTDERPDERSDDMCSQGSEIPLDPPPSEVIPVPEPSSLPIPHQELLRGEQGPPNSEDSDCDSTELDNSNSVDALRPPASLPP
- the MAP3K12 gene encoding mitogen-activated protein kinase kinase kinase 12 isoform X3; translated protein: MACLHETRTPSPSFGGFVSTLSEASMRKLDPDTSDCTPEKDLTPTHVLQLHEQDAGGPGGAAGSPESRASRVRADEVRLQCQSGSGFLEGLFGCLRPVWTMIGKAYSTEHKQQQEDLWEVPFEEILDLQWVGSGAQGAVFLGRFHGEEVAVKKVRDLKETDIKHLRKLKHPNIITFKGVCTQAPCYCILMEFCAQGQLYEVLRAGRPVTPSLLVDWSMGIAGGMNYLHLHKIIHRDLKSPNMLITYDDVVKISDFGTSKELSDKSTKMSFAGTVAWMAPEVIRNEPVSEKVDIWSFGVVLWELLTGEIPYKDVDSSAIIWGVGSNSLHLPVPSSCPDGFKILLRQCWNSKPRNRPSFRQILLHLDIASADVLSTPQETYFKSQAEWREEVKLHFEKIKSEGTCLHRLEEELVMRRREELRHALDIREHYERKLERANNLYMELNALMLQLELKERELLRREQALERRCPGLLKPHPSRGLLHGNTMEKLIKKRNVPQKLSPHSKRWDMNTVVPIWQEGYRSGNRPDILKTESLLPKLDAALSGVGLPGCPKGPPSPGRSRRGKIRHRKASAKGSCGDLPGLRTAVPPHEPGGPGSPGGLGGGPSAWEACPPALRGLHHDLLLRKMSSSSPDLLSAALGSRGRGATGGAGDPGSPPPARGDTPPSEGSAPGSTSPDSPGGAKGEPPPPVGPGEGVGLLGTGREGTSGRGGSRAGSQHLTPAALLYRAAVTRSQKRGISSEEEEGEVDSEVELTSSQRWPQSLNMRQSLSTFSSENPSDGEEGTASEPSPSGTPEVGSTNTDERPDERSDDMCSQGSEIPLDPPPSEVIPVPEPSSLPIPHQELLRGEQGPPNSEDSDCDSTELDNSNSVDALRPPASLPP
- the MAP3K12 gene encoding mitogen-activated protein kinase kinase kinase 12 isoform X4 → MACLHETRTPSPSFGGFVSTLSEASMRKLDPDTSDCTPEKDLTPTHVLQLHEQDAGGPGGAAGSPESRASRVRADEVRLQCQSGSGFLEGLFGCLRPVWTMIGKAYSTEHKQQQEDLWEVPFEEILDLQWVGSGAQGAVFLGRFHGEEVAVKKVRDLKETDIKHLRKLKHPNIITFKGVCTQAPCYCILMEFCAQGQLYEVLRAGRPVTPSLLVDWSMGIAGGMNYLHLHKIIHRDLKSPNMLITYDDVVKISDFGTSKELSDKSTKMSFAGTVAWMAPEVIRNEPVSEKVDIWSFGVVLWELLTGEIPYKDVDSSAIIWGVGSNSLHLPVPSSCPDGFKILLRQCWNSKPRNRPSFRQILLHLDIASADVLSTPQETYFKSQAEWREEVKLHFEKIKSEGTCLHRLEEELVMRRREELRHALDIREHYERKLERANNLYMELNALMLQLELKERELLRREQALERRCPGLLKPHPSRGLLHGNTMEKLIKKRNVPQKLSPHSKRPDILKTESLLPKLDAALSGVGLPGCPKGPPSPGRSRRGKIRHRKASAKGSCGDLPGLRTAVPPHEPGGPGSPGGLGGGPSAWEACPPALRGLHHDLLLRKMSSSSPDLLSAALGSRGRGATGGAGDPGSPPPARGDTPPSEGSAPGSTSPDSPGGAKGEPPPPVGPGEGVGLLGTGREGTSGRGGSRAGSQHLTPAALLYRAAVTRSQKRGISSEEEEGEVDSEVELTSSQRWPQSLNMRQSLSTFSSENPSDGEEGTASEPSPSGTPEVGSTNTDERPDERSDDMCSQGSEIPLDPPPSEVIPVPEPSSLPIPHQELLRGEQGPPNSEDSDCDSTELDNSNSVDALRPPASLPP
- the MAP3K12 gene encoding mitogen-activated protein kinase kinase kinase 12 isoform X5; amino-acid sequence: MIGKAYSTEHKQQQEDLWEVPFEEILDLQWVGSGAQGAVFLGRFHGEEVAVKKVRDLKETDIKHLRKLKHPNIITFKGVCTQAPCYCILMEFCAQGQLYEVLRAGRPVTPSLLVDWSMGIAGGMNYLHLHKIIHRDLKSPNMLITYDDVVKISDFGTSKELSDKSTKMSFAGTVAWMAPEVIRNEPVSEKVDIWSFGVVLWELLTGEIPYKDVDSSAIIWGVGSNSLHLPVPSSCPDGFKILLRQCWNSKPRNRPSFRQILLHLDIASADVLSTPQETYFKSQAEWREEVKLHFEKIKSEGTCLHRLEEELVMRRREELRHALDIREHYERKLERANNLYMELNALMLQLELKERELLRREQALERRCPGLLKPHPSRGLLHGNTMEKLIKKRNVPQKLSPHSKRWDMNTVVPIWQEGYRSGNRPDILKTESLLPKLDAALSGVGLPGCPKGPPSPGRSRRGKIRHRKASAKGSCGDLPGLRTAVPPHEPGGPGSPGGLGGGPSAWEACPPALRGLHHDLLLRKMSSSSPDLLSAALGSRGRGATGGAGDPGSPPPARGDTPPSEGSAPGSTSPDSPGGAKGEPPPPVGPGEGVGLLGTGREGTSGRGGSRAGSQHLTPAALLYRAAVTRSQKRGISSEEEEGEVDSEVELTSSQRWPQSLNMRQSLSTFSSENPSDGEEGTASEPSPSGTPEVGSTNTDERPDERSDDMCSQGSEIPLDPPPSEVIPVPEPSSLPIPHQELLRGEQGPPNSEDSDCDSTELDNSNSVDALRPPASLPP